The DNA sequence TCGGCGTCGGCGCGGCGACCACCACACAGGTGCCGCCCCGGCCGAGCAGCACCCCGCGCACCGCGGCCAGGATCGCGGCCACCCGCTCCGGCGGCAGCCGGCCGGGCAGCGCCGCGTGCACGACTCCGACGCCGACCGAACCGCGTACGGGCACGGCCGAGCCGGCGGCGTCGCGCAGCGCGTAGATCGCGGCGTGCAGGTCCCCGACCGGCACGTCGAGCTGGAGCGCCACGTCACCGGCTCCGAACGGGTAGCGCCGCCACCAGTCGGGCGGCCCGCCGTACGCCTGCGCGTTCCCGCCGGCGACCGCGGTCAGCTCGGCGACCCGCTCGGCGACCTCGGCGGGACCCCCTTCGAGCAGCATCGACAGGGTGCCGGGCCCGGCCGACGGGCGGGTCGTCCGGGCACCGGCGCCCAGTGCCTGCGGGGTCGGGCGCAGGTCGACCTCGATCGCGGCGGGAGCCAGCCCGCTTTCCCGTACGTCACGCACCACGTCGTGCATCTCCAGCGGTGTCCAGACCGACCGGGACACCCAGACCCGGCTGGCCGGGGTCGGCTGGACCCGCAGGGTGGCCGACACCACGACGCCGAGCGCGCCGAGCGAACCGCAGAGCAGCCGGGCCGGGTCGGGTCCCGGCGTCCACGCCGCCGACCAGCCTGCCGAGCGGGTGACGGCGCCGGACGCGTCGACGTAGCTGAGCCCGACGAGCTGGTCGGCCGGGGTGCCGTGGAGCTGGCGCAGGGGGCCGGCCTCGTCAGCGGCGACCACCCCACCGACGGTCGCGCCGGGTGACGGCGGATCCAGGGGCAGGCGCTGGCCGACCCGGTCGAGCGCCGCCTGCACCGCGCGCAGCGGCGTGCCGGCGCCGATCTCGACGACGAGTTCGTCCGGAGCGCCGGGCCGGATGCCGGCGAGCCGGCCGGTGTCGAGCACGATGTCGACCGGGGCGGCCGGCGCCCCCCAGTCGATCTTCGAACCGGCGCCGCGGGCGACCACGGAGAGATCCTCCTGAGCAGCGACCCGCAACACGGCGCTCACGTCGTCGACCGATCCGGGCGCGGCCACCCATCGGGCCGGAACGCCGGCCACGAGATCGGCCGGCCCGGCGGCCCGGGCGAACCGGGACCCACAGATTTCCCCCAATCGCCGCACCAGATCGGGACCACTCGCCGGTGCCATCGTCACCTCATCCCCGTAGCGCCTCGTCAGCCCCGTGACGCCTCGTCAGCCAGGGCCGGTCGCACGTGACGTGGACGGGAGGCGGGACGAGGCGAAATCAACCACCACCGATCGTACACATGTTCGAACGCGTCGCAATGGACGTCCACCGTTCGACGACACCGGCGGGACGTACGCGCGGGCCGCGCGTGCGCGGCACGTGTGGCCGCGACGCCGGGCGGTAACGTGGCCGTCGTGACGACCGAGACGCCCGCCACCGCCGCCCCCGTCGCCAAACGGGTACCCGCCGAGCGCACCCACCACGACGACACCGTCATCGACGAATACGCCTGGCTCGCCCGCAAGGACGACCCGGAGACGATCGCCTACCTGAAGGCGGAGAACGACTTCACCGAGGCCAGCACCGCCCACCTGGCGGACCTGCGCGAGACGCTGTTCGCCGAGATCAGGCAGCGCACCCAGGAGACCGACCTGTCGGTGCCGACCCGCAAGGGCGGGTACTGGTACTACACCCGGACGGTCGAGGGCCAGCAGTACGGGATCCAGTGCCGCCGCGCGATCCGCGACGGCGAGACCGAGCCGCCCATGCCGGCCGACGGTGCGCCGTTGGACGGCGAGGAGATCCTGGTCGACGGCAACGCCCTCGCCGAAGGACAGAACTTCTTCGCGCTCGGCACCTTCGACATCAGCCCGGACGGCAACCTGCTGGCGTACTCGACGGACTTCGCGGGCGACGAGCGTTTCACCTTGCGGATCAAGGATCTGCGGACCGGTGAGGTGCTGCCCGACGAGGTGCCCGACACCTTCTACGGCAGCGCCTGGTCGGCCGACGGGTCGACGCTGTTCTACCTCACCGTCGACGAGGCCTGGCGCCCGCACCGGGTGTGGCGGCACACGGTCGGCAGCCCCGCCGCCGACGACGTCGTTGTCTACGAGGAGGCCGACGAGCGCTTCTGGGTCGGCATCGAACTGACCCGCTCGGAGAAGTTCGTCGTCATCGACGTACACAGCAAGATCACCAGCGAGGTCCGGGTGATCCCGGCGAGCAACCCGACCGGCGAGCCGGCGGTCATCGCCCCCCGCCGGCAGGGCGTCGAGTACTCCGTCGAGCACCACGGGCACCGGTTCCTGATCCTGCACAACGACGGTGCCGAGGACTTCGCGCTGGCGTACACCTCGGCCGACGCGCCCGGCGACTGGGTGCCGATGATCGAGCACTCCCCCGGCACCCGGCTGGAGTCGGTCGACGCCTTCGCCAACCACCTGGTCGTGTCGCTCCGCAAGGACGGTCTCACCGGGCTGCGCGTGCTGCCGATCGGCAGCACCGACACCTTCGACATCGACTTCCCCGAACCGCTCTACAGCGTCGGACTGTCCGCCAACCCCGAATACGACACCAACTCCATCCGGCTCTCCTACACCTCGCTGGTCACCCCGGATTCGATCTACGACTACGACCTGGTGACCCGCCGGCTGACCCTGCGCCGGCGCAAGCCGGTCCTGCCGGGTCCGGACGGGCGGCCGTTCGACCCGGCCGACTACGAGCAGCACCGTGACTGGGCGCTCGCCGACGACGGCACCCGGATCCCGATCTCACTGGTCTGCCGGGCCGGCACCCCGCGCGACGGATCCGCGCCGTGCGTCATCTACGGCTACGGCTCGTACGAGGCGAGCATGGACCCGTGGTTCTCGGTGGCCCGGCTGTCGCTGCTCGACCGTGGGGCGATCTTCGCCGTGGCGCACATCCGCGGCGGCGGCGAGATGGGCCGCCGCTGGTACGAAGACGGCAAGATGCTCGCCAAGAAGAACACCTTCACCGACTTCGTGGCGGCGGCCCGGCACCTGGTGAAGAGCAGCTGGACGTCAACCGACCGGCTGGTGGCCCGCGGCGGCTCGGCCGGCGGACTGCTGATGGGCGCGGTCGCCAACCTGGCACCGGACGCCTTCGCCGGCATCGTCGCGCAGGTGCCCTTCGTCGACGCCCTCAACACGATCCTCGACCCGTCGCTGCCGCTCACGGTCACCGAGTGGGAGGAGTGGGGCAACCCGCTGCACGACCCCGAGGTCTACGCCTACATGAAGACCTACACGCCGTACGAGAACGTGGCGGCGGTGGACTACCCGGCGATCCTGGCGGTCACCAGCCTCAACGACACGCGGGTGCTC is a window from the Polymorphospora rubra genome containing:
- a CDS encoding FAD-binding oxidoreductase; this encodes MAPASGPDLVRRLGEICGSRFARAAGPADLVAGVPARWVAAPGSVDDVSAVLRVAAQEDLSVVARGAGSKIDWGAPAAPVDIVLDTGRLAGIRPGAPDELVVEIGAGTPLRAVQAALDRVGQRLPLDPPSPGATVGGVVAADEAGPLRQLHGTPADQLVGLSYVDASGAVTRSAGWSAAWTPGPDPARLLCGSLGALGVVVSATLRVQPTPASRVWVSRSVWTPLEMHDVVRDVRESGLAPAAIEVDLRPTPQALGAGARTTRPSAGPGTLSMLLEGGPAEVAERVAELTAVAGGNAQAYGGPPDWWRRYPFGAGDVALQLDVPVGDLHAAIYALRDAAGSAVPVRGSVGVGVVHAALPGRLPPERVAAILAAVRGVLLGRGGTCVVVAAPTPIREAVDLWGDLATLPLLRRIKHRFDPHARLAPGRFPGNR
- a CDS encoding S9 family peptidase, whose protein sequence is MTTETPATAAPVAKRVPAERTHHDDTVIDEYAWLARKDDPETIAYLKAENDFTEASTAHLADLRETLFAEIRQRTQETDLSVPTRKGGYWYYTRTVEGQQYGIQCRRAIRDGETEPPMPADGAPLDGEEILVDGNALAEGQNFFALGTFDISPDGNLLAYSTDFAGDERFTLRIKDLRTGEVLPDEVPDTFYGSAWSADGSTLFYLTVDEAWRPHRVWRHTVGSPAADDVVVYEEADERFWVGIELTRSEKFVVIDVHSKITSEVRVIPASNPTGEPAVIAPRRQGVEYSVEHHGHRFLILHNDGAEDFALAYTSADAPGDWVPMIEHSPGTRLESVDAFANHLVVSLRKDGLTGLRVLPIGSTDTFDIDFPEPLYSVGLSANPEYDTNSIRLSYTSLVTPDSIYDYDLVTRRLTLRRRKPVLPGPDGRPFDPADYEQHRDWALADDGTRIPISLVCRAGTPRDGSAPCVIYGYGSYEASMDPWFSVARLSLLDRGAIFAVAHIRGGGEMGRRWYEDGKMLAKKNTFTDFVAAARHLVKSSWTSTDRLVARGGSAGGLLMGAVANLAPDAFAGIVAQVPFVDALNTILDPSLPLTVTEWEEWGNPLHDPEVYAYMKTYTPYENVAAVDYPAILAVTSLNDTRVLYHEPAKWVARLRAVAPGGSYLLKTEMGAGHGGPSGRYDAWKEEAFINAWILDHLPPSA